One Halovivax ruber XH-70 genomic region harbors:
- a CDS encoding carboxylate--amine ligase, translated as MTRVLVLDGRSLSALSFVRSLSADGVEVHVGESFASNVAAYSTDATASHVYPSPGDEPAAFRAALLDILDTIRFDLVVPTRDATTRALAALDQALPAGTATLLSAPETIDRLGDKASCARLAERVGVPIPTTYDPTERAIDEIAATATFPVLVKPTRASGARGIARVDEPAALAATYRAVTDDSGPAVVQEYVDHAGGHYSIGTVFDRSSEPRAIHVYEELTQYPDSGGPAVEARSVPVEPWVDDLLEILRAVDWVGPAHMDVLFDPEDRTYKLLEVNPRLWMSVGLTISAGVDVPALTLSLATGGDPEPVTSYRTDLRYRWVLPSQLLWVASGDSLATRIKKFLAPRDEPVCYGVLSRRDPHAVAGVAAQSLSFLRDAEKRAQVLGRGE; from the coding sequence ATGACACGGGTCCTCGTTCTCGACGGTCGGTCGCTGTCTGCACTCTCGTTCGTTCGCTCGCTGAGTGCGGACGGTGTCGAGGTCCACGTCGGCGAGAGCTTCGCGTCCAACGTCGCTGCCTACTCGACCGACGCGACGGCGAGCCACGTCTACCCCTCACCGGGCGACGAGCCAGCAGCGTTCCGAGCTGCCTTGCTCGACATTCTGGACACGATCCGGTTCGATCTCGTGGTGCCGACCCGGGACGCGACGACGCGGGCGCTCGCCGCGCTCGACCAGGCGCTCCCCGCGGGGACCGCGACGTTACTTTCGGCGCCGGAGACGATCGATCGGCTCGGTGACAAGGCCAGTTGTGCGCGTCTCGCCGAACGCGTCGGCGTCCCGATTCCGACGACGTACGACCCGACCGAGCGGGCGATCGACGAGATCGCGGCGACGGCGACGTTTCCCGTGCTGGTCAAACCGACGCGGGCGTCCGGTGCACGCGGCATCGCCCGTGTCGACGAACCGGCTGCCCTCGCGGCGACCTACCGGGCGGTCACCGACGACAGCGGCCCCGCGGTCGTCCAGGAGTACGTCGACCACGCGGGTGGCCACTACAGCATCGGGACGGTGTTCGACCGATCGTCGGAACCGCGGGCAATTCACGTCTACGAGGAACTGACCCAGTATCCGGACAGCGGCGGCCCGGCCGTCGAAGCCCGCAGCGTCCCCGTCGAGCCCTGGGTCGACGACCTCCTGGAGATCCTGCGTGCGGTCGACTGGGTCGGCCCGGCCCACATGGACGTCCTCTTCGATCCCGAGGATCGGACGTACAAGCTGCTCGAAGTCAACCCGCGGCTCTGGATGTCGGTCGGCCTGACGATCAGTGCCGGTGTCGACGTGCCGGCGCTGACACTGTCGCTCGCGACCGGTGGTGATCCCGAGCCGGTGACGTCCTACCGGACGGACCTTCGCTACCGGTGGGTGCTCCCGAGCCAGCTCCTCTGGGTCGCCAGCGGGGACAGCCTTGCTACACGCATCAAAAAGTTCCTCGCGCCGCGAGATGAACCGGTGTGTTACGGCGTCTTGTCCCGACGCGACCCACACGCCGTGGCCGGTGTCGCC
- a CDS encoding acyltransferase, whose translation MIGEKYRRYLWYRLARTAPTAGSRRAALGRLSFVEVGSSVYVGPTVTITPIGGDTPERTLLSLGDRSTISPNVTLLCSMHPEQAQVPGEYGERSPIDVGADAWVGADVTILGGVTIGEQAIVGAGAVVTEDVPPRTVVAGVPAEPIKRLEAADS comes from the coding sequence ATGATCGGCGAGAAGTACCGCCGATACCTGTGGTATCGGCTCGCGCGGACCGCCCCGACGGCCGGGAGTCGTCGGGCCGCACTGGGTCGACTCTCGTTCGTCGAGGTCGGCTCCTCGGTCTACGTCGGGCCTACCGTGACGATCACGCCGATCGGCGGCGACACGCCGGAACGAACGCTGCTCTCGCTCGGCGATCGGTCGACGATCAGCCCGAACGTCACGCTCCTGTGTTCGATGCACCCCGAACAGGCGCAGGTGCCGGGCGAGTACGGCGAGCGCTCTCCCATCGACGTTGGCGCCGACGCCTGGGTCGGCGCGGACGTGACGATCCTCGGGGGCGTGACGATCGGCGAGCAGGCGATCGTGGGTGCTGGGGCCGTCGTGACCGAGGACGTCCCGCCGCGGACGGTCGTCGCCGGCGTCCCGGCAGAACCGATCAAGCGGCTGGAGGCGGCCGACTCATGA